Proteins encoded within one genomic window of Microbacterium sp. LKL04:
- a CDS encoding NADP-dependent oxidoreductase, giving the protein MRFRPLRSAAPTTSEVVEVTAPPPAMRAVVYDAPGDADVLREAQVPVPEPAMSELLVRVVAAGANPIDAKTRSGRGVTGQIPEYPSTLGFDFSGVVVKSPYEAHPLQPGEQVFGMVPFPRSGGTYAEYVVVPSLSVARKPAALSHVEAAGVPLAALTAWGLVVETAHAHEGQRVLIHAGSGGVGHFAVQLAAYFGAHVTATGSAANLGWLRELGASVVVDYSTTRFEDVVGEVDVVIDLVGNVHDDTGTRSLGVLRPGGLYVMVPTGAWPGYADAAAAAGVRATTYKVVPDGAVLATLGRLLDSRSIQVFVDRVFDLADAAAAHREVERGHVRGKVVLTVADA; this is encoded by the coding sequence ATGCGATTCCGGCCGCTGCGATCCGCAGCCCCCACCACGAGCGAGGTCGTCGAGGTGACCGCCCCTCCCCCGGCCATGCGTGCCGTCGTCTACGACGCACCCGGCGACGCGGACGTCCTGCGCGAGGCTCAGGTCCCGGTGCCCGAGCCCGCGATGAGCGAACTCTTGGTGCGCGTCGTGGCCGCCGGGGCGAACCCCATCGACGCGAAGACCCGATCCGGCCGAGGCGTGACGGGGCAGATCCCCGAGTACCCCTCCACGCTCGGGTTCGATTTCAGCGGCGTGGTTGTCAAGAGCCCGTACGAGGCGCACCCTCTGCAGCCGGGCGAGCAGGTCTTCGGCATGGTGCCGTTCCCCCGCTCGGGCGGCACGTACGCCGAGTACGTCGTGGTCCCCAGCCTCTCCGTCGCACGCAAGCCCGCGGCACTGTCGCACGTCGAAGCCGCCGGGGTGCCTCTTGCCGCGCTTACCGCGTGGGGTCTCGTCGTCGAGACGGCTCACGCTCACGAGGGGCAGCGCGTGCTCATCCATGCCGGATCCGGCGGCGTCGGACACTTCGCCGTCCAGCTCGCCGCCTACTTCGGCGCGCACGTCACCGCGACCGGATCGGCGGCCAACCTCGGCTGGCTCCGGGAGCTGGGGGCATCCGTCGTCGTGGACTACTCGACCACGCGCTTCGAAGACGTCGTCGGAGAGGTGGACGTCGTGATCGACCTCGTCGGCAACGTCCACGACGACACCGGCACGCGCTCTCTCGGAGTCCTGCGGCCCGGTGGCCTCTACGTCATGGTGCCCACGGGCGCGTGGCCCGGATACGCGGATGCCGCGGCTGCCGCGGGCGTACGCGCGACGACCTACAAGGTGGTGCCCGACGGAGCGGTGCTGGCGACGCTCGGGCGCCTGCTGGACTCACGGTCGATCCAGGTGTTCGTCGACCGCGTCTTCGACCTCGCCGACGCCGCTGCCGCGCATCGCGAGGTCGAACGCGGCCACGTGCGCGGCAAAGTCGTCCTCACGGTGGCGGACGCGTGA
- a CDS encoding MarR family winged helix-turn-helix transcriptional regulator, which produces MSTQSDREARTLAVRALEGEFSDLIALFRRRIMENANSVSPGMLPGAYKVFTTIARHEPITQSALAEMLILDKGQLSRTVRELTDLELIERTPDPTDGRSSLLTATDHGRARLAAARGPQEGALLQALSDWRVEDIENLAHLLHALVAGSRPDGGPTT; this is translated from the coding sequence ATGTCCACGCAGTCGGATCGAGAGGCGCGCACCCTGGCGGTGCGCGCCCTCGAGGGCGAGTTCAGCGATCTGATCGCGCTGTTCCGCCGGCGGATCATGGAGAACGCCAACAGCGTCAGTCCCGGCATGCTGCCCGGCGCCTACAAGGTCTTCACGACGATCGCCCGCCATGAGCCGATCACGCAGTCGGCCCTCGCCGAGATGCTCATCCTCGACAAGGGCCAGCTGAGCCGCACCGTGCGCGAACTGACCGATCTGGAGCTCATCGAACGCACGCCCGATCCGACCGACGGCCGGTCGAGCCTGCTGACCGCGACCGATCACGGCCGAGCCCGGCTCGCGGCTGCTCGCGGGCCGCAGGAGGGCGCCCTGCTCCAAGCCCTCAGCGACTGGCGCGTCGAGGACATCGAGAATCTCGCGCATCTCCTGCACGCCCTCGTCGCCGGATCGCGGCCCGACGGCGGCCCCACCACGTAG
- a CDS encoding MDR family MFS transporter: MTTTTPTRRRVLAPLSGLLLGMFVSMIASTVVSTSLPVIIHDLNGDQSAYTWVVTATLLTTAISTPIWGKLADLMGRKTLYQIALVIFVLATAAAGFAQDPGTLIAFRAAQGIGAGGLAALSQVLMADIISPRERGRYMGLFGAVMAVATVGGPLLGGVITDGFGWRWNFFVSLPIAVAALIMVQRTIPASAPSTRRAKIDYIGIVLLSTAVSLLLIWVTSAGRDYDWWSTETVLMVGGAVLSAILFVIVELRTSEPLVPLTLFRDRTFTLSVVASIATGIAMFGASVFLGQYMQMARGATPTEAGLMTIPMIAGLLLSSVGVGALITRYGHWKPYLVVGSILLTAGAALLSTIHYDTDFFLVSVYMFLLGAGVGMTMQNLVLAVQNSAKPSEIGVASSGVTFFRSLGGTIGVSLMGAALASRVADLFTGAHDRLIETLTALGPSGAAWGEQLSSGTLPRVSEMPQQLRVIVEDIYAQGISSAFLIAVPFGILSILAVVFLPNRSLSTMTTSERRNASEADLATVSVPAGMDSITATGTVPVPNVESDAAAEADAEAEATTRR; the protein is encoded by the coding sequence ATGACCACCACCACACCGACCCGGCGTCGGGTGCTCGCCCCGCTGTCGGGCCTCCTTCTCGGCATGTTCGTCTCGATGATCGCCTCGACCGTCGTGTCGACCTCGCTGCCCGTGATCATCCACGACCTGAACGGCGACCAGAGCGCCTATACCTGGGTCGTCACCGCCACCCTGCTCACCACCGCCATCTCGACACCGATCTGGGGCAAGCTCGCCGACCTCATGGGCCGCAAGACGCTCTACCAGATCGCCCTCGTGATCTTCGTCCTCGCGACCGCCGCCGCCGGCTTCGCACAGGACCCCGGCACGCTCATCGCCTTCCGCGCCGCGCAGGGCATCGGCGCCGGCGGCCTCGCCGCCCTCAGCCAGGTGCTGATGGCCGACATCATCAGCCCCCGCGAGCGCGGTCGTTACATGGGCCTCTTCGGCGCCGTCATGGCCGTCGCCACCGTCGGTGGACCCCTTCTCGGCGGCGTGATCACCGACGGCTTCGGCTGGCGCTGGAACTTCTTCGTCTCGCTTCCGATCGCCGTCGCGGCGCTCATCATGGTGCAGCGCACCATCCCCGCATCCGCTCCCTCCACCCGCCGGGCGAAGATCGACTACATCGGCATCGTCCTGCTGTCGACGGCCGTCTCGCTCCTGCTCATCTGGGTCACCAGCGCCGGTCGCGACTACGACTGGTGGAGCACGGAGACGGTCCTCATGGTCGGCGGCGCAGTCCTATCCGCGATCCTGTTCGTCATCGTCGAGCTCCGCACCTCCGAGCCGCTGGTCCCGCTGACGCTGTTCCGCGACCGCACCTTCACCCTGTCGGTCGTCGCCTCGATCGCGACCGGCATCGCGATGTTCGGCGCATCGGTCTTCCTCGGCCAGTACATGCAGATGGCGCGCGGCGCGACGCCGACCGAAGCCGGCCTCATGACGATCCCGATGATCGCGGGGCTCCTGCTGTCCTCCGTCGGCGTCGGTGCGCTCATCACGCGCTACGGGCACTGGAAGCCGTACCTCGTCGTCGGCAGCATCCTGCTGACCGCGGGCGCGGCCCTCCTGTCGACCATCCACTACGACACCGACTTCTTCCTCGTGTCGGTCTACATGTTCCTGCTCGGCGCGGGTGTCGGTATGACGATGCAGAACCTCGTCCTGGCCGTCCAGAACAGCGCCAAGCCGAGCGAGATCGGTGTCGCCAGTTCGGGCGTCACGTTCTTCCGCAGCCTGGGCGGCACGATCGGCGTCTCCCTCATGGGCGCCGCCCTCGCCTCCCGTGTCGCAGACCTGTTCACCGGCGCGCACGACCGCCTCATCGAGACCCTCACCGCGCTCGGCCCGTCCGGCGCCGCGTGGGGTGAGCAGCTCAGCTCGGGCACGCTCCCCCGCGTCTCGGAGATGCCGCAGCAGCTGCGGGTCATCGTCGAGGACATCTACGCGCAGGGCATCTCCTCCGCATTCCTCATCGCCGTGCCCTTCGGCATCCTGAGCATCCTCGCGGTGGTCTTCCTGCCGAACCGGTCGCTCAGCACGATGACCACCTCCGAGCGCCGCAACGCCTCGGAAGCGGACCTCGCGACCGTGTCGGTCCCCGCCGGCATGGACAGCATCACGGCAACCGGCACCGTGCCCGTCCCGAACGTCGAGTCCGATGCCGCGGCCGAGGCCGATGCCGAGGCCGAGGCGACGACCCGCCGATAA
- a CDS encoding YqaJ viral recombinase family protein → MTPELAARIVADSRDRVAWMRARSRGITATDVAALTSERAIARAAEAKLNGSGFSGNAYTDHGRRREPEIAAWVAATHGILPSSALFHAEVEKRHLATPDGIMTDAAGRVVLAEIKTTNKTWKSIPRTYLRQVWWQQHVLGAERTLVVWEEHQDFVPLRDEPRCAWIDRDEAEIGSLVRLATALIDELYHRTTGNTPPRREQAAPVSRREQLRERDIFRALALAD, encoded by the coding sequence GTGACTCCCGAACTCGCTGCCCGGATCGTCGCGGATTCCCGCGATCGGGTCGCCTGGATGCGGGCTCGCTCCCGCGGGATCACCGCCACCGACGTCGCCGCCCTGACCAGCGAGCGCGCGATCGCCCGCGCCGCCGAGGCCAAGCTCAACGGCTCCGGCTTCAGCGGCAACGCGTACACGGACCACGGTCGCCGCCGCGAGCCGGAGATCGCCGCATGGGTCGCGGCGACCCACGGCATCCTCCCCTCGTCGGCCCTGTTCCACGCCGAGGTCGAGAAGCGCCACCTCGCGACTCCCGACGGGATCATGACGGATGCCGCGGGCCGCGTCGTCCTGGCCGAGATCAAGACGACCAACAAGACCTGGAAATCCATCCCCCGCACATACCTCCGCCAGGTGTGGTGGCAGCAGCACGTCCTCGGCGCCGAGCGCACGCTGGTCGTGTGGGAGGAGCACCAGGACTTCGTCCCGCTGCGGGACGAGCCGCGTTGCGCGTGGATCGACCGCGACGAGGCCGAGATCGGGTCGCTCGTGCGTCTCGCGACCGCTCTCATCGACGAGCTCTACCACCGCACGACGGGCAACACTCCCCCGCGCCGCGAGCAGGCCGCGCCGGTCAGCCGTCGCGAGCAGCTCCGAGAGCGCGACATCTTCCGCGCCCTCGCCCTCGCGGACTGA